Proteins encoded together in one Kitasatospora albolonga window:
- a CDS encoding allantoicase — MTFDANETAWQNSATQNPDTDPHANDAAPYGGGDPYADYREAGDLPFTELVDLADRRLGAGVIAANDEFFAERENLLIRERAVFDPEHFGHKGKIMDGWETRRRRGADAGHPFPAPEDHDWAIVRLGAPGIVRGLVVDTAHFRGNYPQRVSVQATAVEGAPGPEELLADDVKWEEILPPTPVRGHAANAFEITDGRRYTHLRLCQHPDGGIARLRVHGEVVPDPAWIAALGTVDLISVLNGGTYEDASDRFYSSPTQIILPGTSRKMDDGWENRRRRVRDTNDWVRFRLPAQGAVRAVEIDTAYLKGNSAGWIALQGRNGDTGEWFEIIPRTRLQPDTLHRFVLRAQAVVTHVRLDAFPDGGVARMRLHGSFTESGTAALTRRYEESGAVTP, encoded by the coding sequence ATGACCTTCGACGCGAACGAGACCGCATGGCAGAACTCCGCCACCCAGAACCCCGACACCGACCCCCACGCCAATGACGCCGCGCCCTACGGCGGCGGCGACCCGTACGCCGACTACCGAGAGGCGGGCGACCTCCCCTTCACCGAGCTGGTCGACCTCGCCGACCGCCGCCTCGGCGCGGGCGTGATCGCCGCCAACGACGAGTTCTTCGCCGAGCGCGAGAACCTCCTGATCCGCGAGCGTGCCGTCTTCGACCCCGAGCACTTCGGCCACAAGGGCAAGATCATGGACGGCTGGGAGACCCGCCGCCGCCGTGGCGCCGACGCCGGTCACCCCTTCCCGGCCCCCGAGGACCACGACTGGGCGATCGTCCGCCTCGGCGCCCCCGGCATCGTGCGCGGCCTGGTCGTGGACACCGCGCACTTCCGCGGCAACTACCCCCAGCGCGTATCGGTGCAGGCCACCGCCGTCGAGGGCGCCCCGGGCCCCGAGGAGCTGCTCGCCGACGACGTGAAGTGGGAGGAGATCCTTCCGCCCACCCCCGTACGCGGCCACGCGGCCAACGCCTTCGAGATCACCGACGGCCGCCGCTACACCCACCTGCGCCTGTGCCAGCACCCCGACGGCGGCATAGCCCGCCTCCGGGTCCACGGCGAGGTCGTCCCCGACCCGGCCTGGATCGCCGCGCTCGGCACCGTCGACCTGATCTCGGTGCTCAACGGCGGTACGTACGAGGACGCCTCCGACCGCTTCTACTCCTCGCCCACCCAGATCATCCTGCCGGGCACCTCCCGCAAGATGGACGACGGCTGGGAGAACCGCCGCCGCCGGGTCCGCGACACCAACGACTGGGTCCGCTTCCGCCTCCCCGCCCAGGGCGCGGTCCGCGCGGTCGAGATCGACACCGCCTACCTCAAGGGCAACTCCGCCGGCTGGATCGCCCTCCAGGGCCGCAACGGCGACACCGGCGAGTGGTTCGAGATCATCCCGCGCACCCGCCTCCAGCCCGACACCCTCCACCGCTTCGTGCTCCGCGCCCAGGCCGTCGTCACCCACGTCCGCCTCGACGCCTTCCCCGACGGCGGGGTGGCCCGGATGCGGCTGCACGGCAGCTTCACGGAGTCCGGCACGGCCGCGCTCACCCGCCGCTACGAGGAGTCGGGCGCCGTGACCCCGTAA
- a CDS encoding LysR family transcriptional regulator has protein sequence MTEWDVKKLRILRTLRDHGTVTATAEALLMTPSAVSQQLTNLAGQLGVQLLEPQGRRVRLTDAAHLVLRHAEAVFAQLERADAELTGYLRGEAGEVRVGAFSTAVPALVVPAVRLLRAEDRPGPDVRVREAEAAQAYELLTAGEVDLALSLAAHAPTARDPRFSLFPLLADPLDVALPAGHPLAGAPALRLADLAADRWIFGGSGPWSEITTAACEAAGFVPEQAHSAAGWTAILALVEAGMGIALVPRMASREQHREGVVMRVLAADQPRRHVVAAVRHGAESGPAVARVLGALTRVAESFS, from the coding sequence ATGACCGAGTGGGACGTCAAGAAGCTCCGCATCCTGCGCACCCTGCGGGACCACGGCACGGTGACGGCGACCGCCGAGGCGCTCCTGATGACCCCCTCCGCCGTCTCCCAGCAGCTCACCAACCTGGCCGGACAGCTCGGCGTCCAGCTCCTGGAGCCCCAGGGCCGCCGGGTCCGCCTCACCGACGCCGCCCACCTCGTCCTGCGCCACGCCGAGGCGGTCTTCGCCCAGCTGGAGCGGGCCGACGCCGAACTCACCGGCTATCTGCGCGGCGAGGCGGGCGAGGTCAGGGTGGGCGCCTTCTCCACCGCCGTGCCCGCCCTCGTCGTCCCCGCCGTGCGGCTTCTGCGCGCCGAGGACCGCCCGGGACCCGACGTACGCGTACGGGAGGCCGAGGCGGCCCAGGCGTACGAGCTGCTCACCGCGGGCGAGGTGGACCTGGCCCTCTCGCTGGCCGCCCACGCCCCGACCGCCCGCGACCCGCGCTTCTCCCTCTTCCCGCTGCTCGCCGACCCGCTGGACGTGGCGCTCCCGGCCGGTCACCCGCTGGCCGGGGCGCCCGCGCTGCGCCTGGCGGACCTGGCCGCCGACCGCTGGATCTTCGGCGGCTCGGGCCCCTGGTCCGAGATCACCACGGCCGCCTGCGAGGCGGCGGGCTTCGTCCCCGAGCAGGCCCACAGCGCCGCGGGCTGGACCGCGATCCTCGCCCTGGTGGAGGCGGGCATGGGCATTGCGCTCGTGCCCCGGATGGCCTCCCGGGAGCAGCACCGCGAGGGCGTGGTGATGCGGGTCCTGGCCGCCGACCAGCCGCGCCGCCATGTGGTGGCGGCGGTCCGGCACGGGGCGGAGAGCGGCCCGGCGGTGGCGCGGGTGCTCGGAGCACTCACCCGGGTCGCGGAATCGTTCAGCTGA
- a CDS encoding 4-alpha-glucanotransferase has translation MVVWAGEPLPPVLTGLPPGSTVTVEPEPTPDGPPAPATSWRVPEGASSWKAPEAASSGKAPEAAAPGSPEAASPGSLGVTASGSPEAAPSGSLGVTASGSPEAASSGNAADPPGPPPAAVPAGWTEPPYGVHRLHVRTPDRHEATATLVVAPARVPQPPERTHGFLVQLYSLLSARSWGMGDLGDLADLASWAGRTLGSGFVQVNPLHAAVPGRPTDPSPYRPSSRRFPDPVHLHVESIPEYGQLHDRAILDDLRQDAAALSEAVLNKGALIDRDAVWELKRQALELIAEVPLTPGRRAAYCDFLAEQGQALEDHALWCALAEVHGPDWHSWPEPLRDPRSPATARARSGLLDRVDLHCRLAWLTATQLAAAQRAAEDAGMEIGIVHDLAVGVHPAGADTWAQQDAFAHGISVGAPPDAFNARGQDWGLPPWRPDTLAATGYAAFRGLLRGLLGHAGALRIDHVMGLFRLWWVPEGRPPTDGTYVAYDAEAMLAVLVLEAHRAGAVVVGEDLGTVEPGVREALARRGVLGTSVLWFERDWDGDGRPLAPGAWRQDCLATATTHDLPSTAARLTGDHVTLRHRLGLLTRPLEAELTEDVTATAEWLALLARLRMLPEGDGNEEAAVRAVHRFLLATPARMVGVWLPDTVGDRRPQNLPGTWDQYPNWRLPIADPEGHPVTLEEIAASPRLHALMEVLRPGRARTAPPGARRT, from the coding sequence GTGGTGGTCTGGGCCGGTGAGCCACTGCCGCCCGTGCTGACCGGGCTGCCGCCCGGCTCGACCGTCACGGTCGAGCCGGAGCCGACGCCCGACGGGCCCCCGGCACCCGCCACCTCCTGGCGGGTGCCGGAGGGCGCCTCGTCCTGGAAGGCCCCGGAAGCGGCCTCTTCGGGCAAGGCCCCGGAAGCCGCCGCGCCGGGGAGCCCGGAAGCCGCCTCGCCCGGGAGCCTGGGAGTCACCGCGTCCGGGAGCCCGGAAGCCGCCCCGTCCGGGAGCCTGGGAGTCACCGCGTCCGGGAGCCCGGAAGCGGCCTCCTCGGGGAACGCCGCAGATCCGCCCGGGCCCCCGCCCGCCGCCGTCCCCGCCGGGTGGACCGAACCCCCGTACGGGGTCCACCGCCTCCACGTCCGTACGCCCGACCGTCACGAAGCCACCGCCACCCTGGTCGTCGCCCCGGCCCGGGTCCCGCAGCCGCCCGAGCGCACCCACGGCTTCCTGGTCCAGCTCTACTCCCTGCTCTCCGCCCGCTCCTGGGGCATGGGCGACCTCGGGGACCTGGCCGACCTCGCCTCCTGGGCCGGGCGCACGCTCGGCTCCGGGTTCGTCCAGGTCAACCCCCTGCACGCGGCCGTCCCGGGCCGCCCCACCGACCCCTCCCCGTACCGCCCCTCCTCGCGCCGCTTCCCCGACCCCGTCCACCTCCACGTCGAGTCCATCCCGGAGTACGGGCAGCTCCACGACCGGGCCATCCTGGACGACCTCCGCCAGGACGCCGCCGCGCTCAGCGAGGCCGTGCTCAACAAGGGCGCCCTGATCGACCGGGACGCCGTCTGGGAGCTGAAGCGGCAGGCCCTGGAGCTGATCGCGGAGGTGCCGCTCACCCCGGGCCGCCGCGCCGCCTACTGCGACTTCCTCGCCGAACAGGGCCAGGCCCTGGAGGACCACGCCCTGTGGTGCGCGCTCGCCGAGGTGCACGGGCCCGACTGGCACTCCTGGCCCGAGCCCCTGCGCGACCCCCGCTCCCCGGCCACCGCCCGCGCCCGCTCCGGACTGCTGGACCGGGTCGACCTCCACTGCCGCCTCGCCTGGCTGACCGCCACCCAGCTCGCCGCCGCCCAGCGGGCCGCCGAGGACGCCGGGATGGAGATCGGGATCGTCCACGACCTGGCCGTCGGCGTGCACCCGGCGGGCGCCGACACCTGGGCCCAGCAGGACGCCTTCGCCCACGGCATCTCGGTCGGCGCGCCCCCGGACGCCTTCAACGCGCGCGGCCAGGACTGGGGGCTGCCGCCCTGGCGCCCCGACACCCTCGCCGCCACCGGTTACGCCGCCTTCCGGGGGCTGCTGCGCGGACTGCTGGGCCATGCGGGCGCCCTCCGCATCGACCACGTCATGGGCCTCTTCCGGCTCTGGTGGGTGCCCGAGGGCAGACCGCCCACCGATGGCACGTACGTCGCGTACGACGCCGAGGCGATGCTCGCCGTCCTCGTCCTGGAGGCCCACCGCGCGGGCGCGGTCGTCGTCGGCGAGGACCTCGGCACCGTCGAGCCCGGCGTCCGCGAGGCGCTCGCCCGGCGCGGGGTGCTCGGCACCTCCGTGCTCTGGTTCGAACGCGACTGGGACGGCGACGGCCGCCCGCTCGCCCCCGGCGCATGGCGCCAGGACTGCCTGGCCACCGCCACCACCCATGACCTGCCCTCCACCGCCGCCCGGCTGACGGGCGACCATGTGACGCTCCGCCACCGCCTCGGCCTGCTCACCCGCCCCCTGGAGGCGGAGCTCACCGAGGACGTCACCGCCACCGCCGAGTGGCTCGCCCTCCTGGCCCGGCTGCGGATGCTCCCCGAGGGCGACGGCAACGAGGAGGCGGCCGTCCGCGCGGTCCACCGCTTCCTGCTCGCCACCCCCGCCCGGATGGTCGGCGTCTGGCTCCCCGACACGGTGGGCGACCGCCGCCCGCAGAACCTCCCCGGCACCTGGGACCAGTACCCCAACTGGCGCCTCCCCATCGCCGACCCCGAGGGCCACCCCGTCACCCTGGAGGAGATCGCCGCCTCGCCCCGGCTGCACGCGCTGATGGAGGTCCTGCGCCCCGGAAGAGCCCGTACGGCACCCCCGGGCGCGCGCCGCACCTAG